In Ruminococcaceae bacterium BL-4, one DNA window encodes the following:
- a CDS encoding Energy-coupling factor transport system substrate-specific component has product MKRASLLRIFEAAAVILLPIALVGSAFLEAEAAAALSLLCVGLALTPFLLSFENKKPRPRDLVPIAVMSVIAALGRTLFSAIPSFQPASAIILITAIAFGQDAGFLTGALTALSSNLLLGQGPWTPWQMYAWGMIGFLGGLLYRAGLFRKRFFLLLFGFISGILFGWFMDLWYVLGFIRPLNLAAFLAAFASSAWMDVVHGISTVLFLLLLEKPWGKKLYRIREKYGIGPEVKEK; this is encoded by the coding sequence ATGAAACGAGCTTCCCTTTTACGTATTTTTGAGGCAGCGGCCGTTATTTTGCTGCCAATAGCGTTAGTGGGTTCGGCGTTTTTAGAGGCGGAAGCTGCTGCTGCGCTCAGTCTTTTGTGCGTGGGGTTGGCGCTGACGCCTTTTCTTTTATCGTTTGAAAATAAGAAACCGCGTCCGAGAGATTTGGTTCCGATTGCAGTGATGAGTGTAATTGCGGCTTTGGGAAGAACCCTTTTTTCGGCGATTCCAAGTTTTCAGCCTGCAAGTGCAATTATTCTGATCACGGCGATTGCGTTCGGCCAAGATGCCGGATTTTTAACTGGTGCTTTGACGGCACTTTCGAGTAATCTGCTTTTAGGGCAGGGACCATGGACTCCATGGCAAATGTATGCGTGGGGGATGATTGGCTTTTTGGGAGGCCTGCTTTACCGAGCAGGCCTTTTTCGAAAACGCTTTTTTTTGCTTCTTTTTGGATTTATCAGCGGAATTCTTTTTGGATGGTTTATGGATTTGTGGTATGTCCTTGGATTTATCCGCCCTCTGAATCTTGCCGCTTTTTTAGCAGCTTTTGCTTCCAGCGCGTGGATGGATGTAGTTCACGGGATATCTACTGTGTTGTTCCTTTTGCTTTTGGAAAAGCCATGGGGCAAAAAATTATATCGGATTCGGGAAAAATATGGGATTGGACCGGAGGTAAAAGAAAAATGA
- a CDS encoding 5'-methylthioadenosine nucleosidase, translated as MIGIIGAMELEVQEIRSEMKNIHTTTILGIHYDQGTIENVPCVLARCGVGKVAAAACAQTMLLEYHPQLVINIGVAGGIGEGIQIGDLVIAQKLVQHDMDTTAAGDPPGFLSGPNLIYLETSEKVFKTAVSVSSQFYPSPVHCGIIATGDQFVADGELRKKICQQFDAVACEMEGGAVAQICWNGKIDFLVLRAISDSADQKAVMAFPMFARMAANRMFQLLPKLLPALQGLYHS; from the coding sequence GTGATTGGAATTATTGGAGCGATGGAGCTGGAAGTTCAAGAAATTCGCTCGGAGATGAAAAATATTCATACGACTACGATTTTAGGGATTCATTATGATCAGGGAACGATAGAAAACGTTCCATGTGTGCTGGCACGCTGCGGAGTCGGAAAGGTTGCGGCGGCGGCCTGTGCACAGACAATGCTGCTCGAGTACCACCCGCAGTTGGTGATCAATATAGGAGTTGCCGGTGGAATTGGAGAAGGAATTCAGATCGGCGATTTAGTGATTGCTCAAAAGTTGGTGCAGCATGATATGGATACAACGGCTGCAGGAGATCCGCCTGGATTTTTAAGTGGCCCAAATTTGATCTATCTGGAAACGTCAGAAAAAGTTTTTAAAACAGCGGTGAGTGTTTCTTCTCAGTTTTATCCTTCTCCGGTTCATTGTGGGATTATTGCGACAGGAGATCAATTTGTGGCAGATGGGGAACTGCGCAAAAAAATTTGTCAGCAGTTTGATGCAGTTGCCTGTGAGATGGAAGGTGGGGCGGTCGCACAGATTTGCTGGAATGGAAAAATAGATTTTTTGGTTTTGCGGGCAATTTCAGACAGTGCAGACCAAAAGGCTGTTATGGCGTTCCCAATGTTTGCACGTATGGCTGCAAATAGAATGTTTCAACTTTTGCCAAAGCTTTTGCCAGCTTTACAAGGACTTTATCATTCTTAA
- a CDS encoding conserved exported protein of unknown function (Evidence 4 : Unknown function but conserved in other organisms), which yields MKSRFGVFIVCFLSILLFSGCSKEKIAASQVSSDVTSSQVSSEELQQGSIPSELMPGVVSEEPSSDEVPVSSGETQKNESMVPEQKEKGQAISPNGGAAKVGNNESGASKTQTQENHDVPAQQIIVSFTIDSSTAAAKGKSGPAFSSSVTLSPGATALDALRASGISADVSGGYVAGIGNLYEKDCGSMSGWLYAVNGHAPNVGCGSYALNNGDSVLFIYTCNMGKDVGYGIG from the coding sequence TTGAAAAGTCGTTTTGGCGTTTTTATTGTTTGTTTTTTAAGCATCCTTCTTTTTTCAGGCTGTTCTAAGGAGAAAATAGCGGCGTCTCAAGTCTCTTCTGATGTGACATCTTCACAGGTTTCTTCGGAAGAACTGCAGCAGGGATCTATTCCATCGGAATTGATGCCGGGAGTGGTATCAGAAGAACCTTCTTCCGATGAGGTACCGGTTTCTTCTGGGGAGACTCAGAAGAATGAGAGTATGGTGCCTGAACAAAAAGAAAAGGGGCAGGCAATTTCTCCAAACGGAGGAGCAGCAAAAGTCGGAAATAATGAGTCTGGTGCCAGTAAGACACAGACGCAGGAAAATCATGATGTTCCAGCACAGCAGATTATAGTTTCTTTTACCATTGATTCCTCTACCGCTGCAGCAAAAGGAAAAAGTGGGCCGGCCTTTTCTTCCTCTGTGACATTAAGTCCCGGTGCTACGGCTCTGGATGCACTGAGGGCTTCCGGCATTTCTGCGGATGTTTCGGGAGGCTATGTTGCGGGGATTGGTAATCTATATGAGAAAGACTGCGGTTCCATGAGTGGATGGCTTTATGCAGTTAACGGTCATGCTCCCAATGTGGGCTGCGGCAGTTACGCTCTCAATAACGGTGATTCTGTGCTCTTTATTTATACCTGTAACATGGGGAAAGATGTAGGATATGGAATTGGCTAA
- a CDS encoding putative enzyme (Evidence 3 : Putative function from multiple computational evidences; Product type e : enzyme): MNELVKLSHFSFYYPKQLSPAVRDVTLTIKSGEFFLLCGASGCGKSTLLRSLKPQITPHGVIEGERTFKLSKNFDTDQTASEIGFVFQDPENQIVTDTVSHELSFGLENLGLPSAEIRQRVAETALFLGIDHLIQKSVNEISGGEKQLLNLAAILAMRPKLLLLDEPTAQLDPVAAKHFLELLLRVNREMGIAVMVSEHRMEDLLPICDQVCLMEEGALHMPLPPKEFVRNIMANPSHPFWEAMPAASRIASQNGALDEKIPLTVREGRVLLQNFPEGEIKLPTYSKTNSIFSCKDIWFRYRKELPFVLRGVHFLLHSGTIHALLGGNGAGKSTLFQLLSGELFPQRGSIKWKCPKPRTAFLWQEPKAMFSRDTVKEELLSQNGALELGLKMGLKPLFERHPYDLSGGEQQRLGIALVLGIQPDLLLLDEPTKGLDPWNKKLLAELLDCYRQQGGTVLLTTHDVEFAARFCDECSLLFGGRIVSSAPTRTFFAANALYTTNAARIMNGKIKNGLLCEDVRQGLKTYKN, encoded by the coding sequence ATGAATGAATTGGTCAAACTTTCTCATTTTTCATTTTATTATCCAAAGCAGTTGTCTCCAGCGGTCCGAGATGTGACGCTGACCATTAAGAGCGGCGAATTCTTTTTGCTCTGCGGTGCTTCCGGTTGTGGAAAGAGTACGCTTTTGCGCAGTTTAAAGCCTCAAATTACGCCGCATGGAGTAATAGAGGGAGAACGGACTTTTAAACTTTCCAAAAATTTTGATACCGATCAGACTGCCTCTGAGATAGGCTTTGTTTTTCAAGATCCGGAAAATCAAATCGTGACGGATACGGTTTCTCATGAATTATCTTTTGGCTTGGAGAACTTAGGATTGCCCTCGGCTGAAATTCGGCAGCGAGTGGCGGAAACCGCTTTATTTTTGGGCATTGACCATCTGATTCAAAAATCGGTCAATGAGATCAGCGGCGGGGAAAAACAGCTTTTAAATTTGGCCGCAATTCTTGCGATGCGTCCAAAGCTGCTTTTGCTAGATGAACCGACAGCTCAGCTTGATCCGGTTGCAGCGAAACATTTTCTGGAGCTGCTTTTAAGAGTCAACCGCGAAATGGGAATTGCAGTGATGGTCAGCGAGCATCGTATGGAGGACTTACTGCCAATTTGTGATCAGGTTTGTTTGATGGAAGAGGGAGCACTTCATATGCCCCTGCCACCAAAAGAATTTGTACGAAATATTATGGCAAATCCCTCTCATCCGTTTTGGGAGGCAATGCCGGCGGCTTCCAGAATAGCCTCTCAAAATGGTGCTTTAGATGAGAAAATACCGTTGACTGTGCGGGAGGGCAGAGTGCTTTTGCAGAATTTTCCGGAAGGAGAAATTAAACTGCCGACTTATTCAAAAACAAATTCGATTTTTTCCTGTAAGGATATCTGGTTTCGTTATCGAAAAGAATTGCCGTTTGTGCTGCGCGGGGTTCATTTTTTGCTGCATAGTGGGACAATTCATGCTCTTCTCGGAGGAAACGGTGCAGGGAAAAGCACTTTGTTTCAGCTGCTTTCCGGAGAACTTTTTCCGCAGAGGGGGAGTATAAAATGGAAATGCCCGAAACCTCGAACTGCTTTTTTGTGGCAGGAACCAAAGGCAATGTTTAGTCGGGATACCGTAAAGGAAGAGCTCCTTTCACAAAACGGTGCATTAGAGTTGGGATTGAAGATGGGGCTGAAGCCGCTTTTTGAGCGTCACCCCTATGATTTGAGCGGGGGAGAACAGCAGCGGTTGGGCATTGCTCTGGTTCTTGGTATACAACCGGATCTGTTGCTTTTAGATGAGCCGACAAAAGGGCTTGATCCATGGAATAAAAAACTTTTAGCAGAACTGCTTGATTGTTATCGTCAGCAGGGTGGAACCGTTTTGCTGACTACTCATGATGTAGAATTTGCAGCTCGTTTTTGTGATGAATGCAGTCTCCTTTTCGGGGGGCGGATTGTATCCAGCGCGCCGACTCGTACTTTCTTTGCTGCCAATGCGCTTTATACGACAAATGCGGCGCGGATTATGAATGGAAAAATCAAAAATGGACTTTTGTGTGAAGATGTCAGACAGGGGCTGAAAACGTACAAAAATTAG
- a CDS encoding conserved membrane protein of unknown function (Evidence 4 : Unknown function but conserved in other organisms) encodes MKEEPIFSTLYPGLLFFYSLITTVFAMCSLNPLYLGTSLVAALLSYSFYFGVKRALHIFIEGLPVAFAFAAFNVLFNHRGKTILCRFFDSAITLESFLYGLCSGVMLLTVLMWFRCMNVLLTTQKFLYLFGRRFPNLALLLCMTLRLFPETEERIRCIRQARHSLESTSNRFGDKIKNGMRHISCLLEWSMECGLDTADSMKARGYGTVERTCGEEYSFTGKDFFWLIVFLIFTFLSAFAIFGKNSVMQYFPGLHFSVDIWSIILVAFYFVFLILPALWEKISEVRLFWAQKKIQDRRKRSYE; translated from the coding sequence ATGAAAGAAGAACCCATTTTTTCTACACTGTATCCCGGTTTGCTTTTCTTTTATTCTCTAATAACGACTGTCTTTGCAATGTGCAGTCTAAATCCGCTTTACCTTGGAACTAGCCTGGTGGCAGCACTGCTGTCATATTCTTTTTATTTTGGTGTAAAAAGGGCTTTGCACATTTTTATAGAGGGCCTTCCGGTGGCTTTTGCTTTTGCTGCTTTTAATGTGCTTTTTAATCATCGCGGAAAAACGATTCTGTGTCGTTTCTTTGATTCTGCAATCACGCTGGAATCGTTCCTTTATGGACTTTGCAGTGGGGTTATGCTTTTAACGGTTCTAATGTGGTTTCGCTGCATGAATGTCCTTTTGACGACGCAGAAATTCTTGTATCTTTTTGGACGAAGATTTCCAAATCTTGCACTCCTTTTATGTATGACACTGAGGCTTTTTCCCGAAACAGAAGAACGAATTCGCTGTATCCGTCAGGCGCGGCATAGTTTGGAATCCACGTCCAACCGCTTTGGGGATAAAATTAAAAATGGAATGCGCCATATTTCCTGCCTGCTCGAATGGTCGATGGAATGCGGTCTTGATACGGCCGATTCGATGAAAGCGCGCGGTTATGGAACCGTGGAGCGAACTTGCGGAGAAGAGTATTCGTTTACCGGAAAAGATTTTTTCTGGCTGATTGTTTTTTTGATTTTTACTTTTCTTTCTGCCTTTGCAATTTTTGGGAAGAATTCTGTGATGCAGTATTTTCCAGGACTCCATTTTTCTGTGGATATTTGGTCCATTATTTTAGTTGCTTTTTACTTCGTTTTTTTGATTCTTCCGGCTTTATGGGAGAAAATCTCAGAAGTTCGGCTCTTTTGGGCGCAGAAAAAAATTCAGGACAGAAGGAAAAGATCCTATGAATGA